From Rhododendron vialii isolate Sample 1 chromosome 10a, ASM3025357v1, the proteins below share one genomic window:
- the LOC131303063 gene encoding uncharacterized protein LOC131303063, with protein MRQPWFEWPQGKLGTDNGQADQNPRKKCSYHNELGHYTTACAPYKALLERLVAQGHLDQYIDRSKTPARQTNPNPNEQRPLIHVIHGLVSKEFESTLQADLSRASTSKQVLVVGPGFKRPRTEELPKWTITFTERDLERVQTPHSDALVVTVKIGVHDVKRILIDQGSSAEVMYYDLFKKLDIPGLALQPTDVPLIGFNGAPVWPLGRIFLPVVVGSKTLTVKFIVVNEDKKICEATKWPPKNAMSQLSTTPPKPNKYNGLKSPM; from the exons atgaggcaaccatggttcgagtggccgcAAGGCAAGCTCGGCACGGACAATGGCCAAGCGGATCAGAACCCAAGAAAGAAGTGCTCatatcacaatgagctcggccactacacaacAGCATGTGCTCCCTACAAGGCTTTGTTGGAACGTTTGGTTGctcaaggccatctcgatcaaTACATTGACCGATCAAAAACACCCGCCCGgcagacaaatcccaaccccaacgaaCAGCGCCCACTGATACACGTTATCCACGGCCTCGTGtcaaaggaatttgaatcaaCTCTTCAGGCCGACCTTAGTCGCGCGTCAACTTCAAAGCAGGTACTCGTGGTAGGACCTGGATTCAAACGTCCACGAACAGAAGAGTTACCCAAATGGACGATTACTTTTACCGAGCGCGATCTTGAacgtgtgcaaacaccacactctGACGCCCTCGTCGTAACTGTCAAAATTGGAGTACATGATGTCAAACGTATTCTtatcgatcaaggaagttcagcagaggtcatgtatTACGACCTTTTTAAGAAGTTGGATATACCAGGGTTAGCCCTACAACCTACCGACgtacccctcatcggcttcaacggcGCACCTGTCTGGCCGCTTGGCcgaatcttcctcccagtcgtCGTCGGCTCAAAAACTCTGACTGTCaaattcatcgtcgtcaac GAAGACAAGAAGATTTGTGAGGCGACCAAGTggcctccaaaaaatgctatgTCTCAACTGTCCACAActccgccaaagccaaacaagtacaatgggttgaagtccccgatGTGA